In a single window of the Limnochorda sp. L945t genome:
- a CDS encoding metallophosphoesterase family protein encodes MLRLLHLADLHLGWTPSFMPEPRRAERKRRRDALLRAAVDWSLRPEHRIGMVVIAGDLFETHTPDEALAASAVRELGRLVEAGIAVVTVPGNHDEITYHNSIYRRWADRWPGVLVQHPFPAHVTTLTVAGVPVHVYGLAYTGGLTPAQRPLAQFPKTDEPGLHLGVFHGVLGDWGGERSLPLDPEALGAAGYDYVALGHIHQHREHRLGRTTAVYCGAVEGKDFEDPGVGHWTVVELGGAPGHFTARIERPPAPAQVAETVTVDAGRFDDPAALETALVGMGGPERILRVRLTGALPFELDVDALAASLADRFYHLSIEDQTETVSDALLDRWASQPTILGTFIRRMRRRLEQATGDEERRLVVKALRRGVHALSGGGAP; translated from the coding sequence ATGCTGCGCCTGCTGCACCTCGCCGATTTGCATCTCGGATGGACGCCATCCTTCATGCCGGAGCCCCGGAGGGCGGAGCGCAAGCGGCGCCGGGACGCGTTGCTCCGGGCGGCGGTCGACTGGAGCCTGAGGCCCGAGCACCGCATCGGGATGGTCGTCATCGCGGGGGATCTCTTCGAGACCCACACCCCGGATGAGGCGCTCGCCGCGTCGGCCGTCCGGGAGCTCGGGCGTCTGGTCGAGGCCGGTATCGCGGTCGTGACGGTGCCCGGCAACCACGACGAGATCACCTACCATAACTCCATCTACCGGCGGTGGGCCGACCGGTGGCCGGGCGTCCTCGTCCAGCACCCTTTCCCCGCTCACGTCACGACCCTCACCGTGGCGGGCGTCCCGGTGCACGTGTACGGGCTCGCCTACACCGGAGGCCTCACACCCGCCCAGCGCCCGCTTGCCCAGTTTCCCAAGACGGACGAGCCCGGGCTCCACCTGGGCGTCTTTCACGGGGTGCTCGGCGACTGGGGCGGCGAGCGCAGCCTGCCCCTCGACCCCGAGGCGCTGGGCGCGGCAGGGTACGACTACGTCGCCCTCGGCCACATCCACCAGCACCGGGAGCACCGGCTCGGCCGGACGACGGCCGTTTACTGCGGAGCGGTCGAGGGCAAGGACTTCGAGGATCCCGGAGTCGGCCACTGGACCGTGGTCGAGCTGGGCGGCGCCCCGGGCCACTTCACCGCCCGCATCGAGCGCCCGCCCGCTCCCGCCCAGGTTGCCGAGACGGTGACCGTGGACGCGGGACGTTTCGACGATCCGGCCGCCCTGGAGACCGCTCTCGTGGGGATGGGCGGCCCGGAACGGATCCTCCGGGTGCGCCTCACGGGGGCGCTTCCCTTCGAACTCGACGTGGATGCCCTGGCCGCCTCGCTGGCCGACCGTTTCTACCACTTGAGCATCGAGGACCAGACCGAGACCGTGTCGGACGCCCTCCTCGACCGGTGGGCATCCCAGCCCACCATCCTCGGCACCTTCATCCGGCGCATGCGCCGCCGCCTGGAGCAGGCCACCGGCGACGAAGAGCGGCGGCTCGTCGTCAAGGCGCTGCGTCGCGGCGTCCACGCGCTGAGCGGAGGGGGTGCGCCGTGA
- a CDS encoding RDD family protein, translated as MTSCPSCHAELPAGTRWCTICATNVIDPTIGRLASPGKRLGAYVLDFVFPIAAWVFVFVAAGIQHGFWGILALIVMIGYPIWALITFAKGTSPGKQLLGMFVVKQDGRRAGFGTMLVREWIGKVLSGLLFSLGYLWILFDRERQGWHDKLASTYVVERAPGT; from the coding sequence ATGACTTCTTGCCCGTCGTGTCACGCCGAACTGCCCGCGGGGACGCGCTGGTGCACCATTTGCGCTACCAACGTCATCGATCCTACTATCGGCCGGCTAGCCTCCCCGGGAAAGCGGCTGGGAGCGTACGTGCTGGATTTCGTGTTTCCCATCGCAGCGTGGGTCTTCGTTTTTGTGGCCGCCGGTATCCAGCATGGGTTCTGGGGTATCCTTGCCCTGATCGTCATGATCGGTTACCCCATCTGGGCGCTCATCACGTTCGCCAAGGGTACGAGTCCAGGCAAGCAACTCCTGGGCATGTTCGTGGTCAAGCAAGACGGCAGGCGTGCGGGCTTTGGAACCATGCTGGTGAGGGAGTGGATCGGCAAGGTATTGTCAGGTCTGCTGTTCTCGCTGGGCTATCTCTGGATCCTATTCGACCGCGAGCGGCAGGGCTGGCACGACAAGCTGGCCAGTACCTACGTCGTCGAGCGGGCTCCTGGAACGTGA
- the melA gene encoding alpha-glucosidase/alpha-galactosidase, translated as MAKVTFIGAGSTVFAKTLMGDLLSFPELDGLELSLMDIDPERLAVTETVARRLAETMGRHLTVTATTDRRRALDGAGYVISMIQVGGYRPATVIDFEIPKKYGLRQTIGDTLGIGGIMRALRTIPVLVDIARDIEELCPQALFINYANPMAMNQWALSRAVPAVRTVGLCHSVQGTARQLAHDLGIPYEELTYLCAGINHMAFYLRLEHNGEDVYPRLRRLVDEGRVPEWNRVRYDMMMRLGYFVTESSEHFSEYVPYFIRRDRPDLIERYRIPLDEYPRRCEEQIAGWQELRRSLEHGTLPAVYLSGEYAPLIIHSMETGTPRTVYANVPNRGLIPNLPDDCVVEVPCLVDRTGVQPTRVGALPVHLAALIQTNVNVQAVAVEAALTGKRDHVVHAAMLDPHTAAELTLDEITAMVDELLDAHRDWLPQFRQPGGR; from the coding sequence ATGGCGAAGGTGACCTTCATCGGGGCCGGCTCGACCGTCTTCGCGAAAACCTTGATGGGCGACCTTTTGAGCTTCCCGGAGCTGGACGGGCTGGAGCTCTCGCTCATGGACATCGACCCCGAGCGCCTGGCGGTGACGGAGACCGTGGCCCGCCGGTTGGCCGAGACGATGGGCCGGCACCTCACCGTCACCGCGACGACCGATCGCCGCCGGGCCCTCGACGGGGCCGGCTACGTGATCTCCATGATCCAGGTGGGCGGCTACCGGCCGGCGACCGTGATCGACTTCGAGATCCCCAAGAAGTACGGCTTGCGTCAGACGATTGGCGACACCCTGGGGATCGGCGGGATCATGCGGGCGCTTCGCACCATCCCCGTGCTCGTCGACATCGCCCGCGACATCGAGGAGCTTTGCCCGCAGGCGCTCTTCATCAACTACGCCAACCCCATGGCCATGAACCAGTGGGCCTTGAGCCGCGCCGTCCCTGCCGTCCGGACGGTGGGCCTGTGCCACAGCGTTCAGGGTACGGCTCGCCAGCTGGCGCACGACCTGGGCATTCCCTACGAGGAGCTCACCTACCTGTGCGCGGGCATCAACCACATGGCCTTCTACCTGCGGCTGGAGCACAACGGCGAAGACGTCTATCCCCGGCTGCGGCGGCTCGTCGACGAAGGCCGGGTGCCCGAGTGGAACCGGGTCCGCTACGACATGATGATGCGGCTCGGCTACTTCGTCACCGAGTCGAGCGAGCACTTCTCGGAGTACGTACCCTACTTCATCCGCCGGGATCGGCCCGATCTCATCGAACGCTACCGCATCCCGCTCGACGAGTACCCTCGCCGCTGCGAGGAGCAGATCGCCGGATGGCAGGAGCTGCGCCGCTCCCTCGAGCACGGGACGCTGCCGGCCGTGTACCTGTCCGGAGAGTACGCCCCGCTCATCATCCACAGCATGGAGACGGGGACGCCCCGGACGGTGTACGCCAACGTGCCCAACCGGGGGCTCATCCCCAACCTGCCGGACGACTGCGTGGTCGAGGTGCCCTGCCTGGTCGATCGCACCGGGGTGCAGCCCACCCGCGTCGGGGCGCTCCCGGTCCACCTGGCGGCCTTGATCCAGACCAACGTCAACGTGCAGGCGGTAGCCGTCGAAGCTGCCCTCACGGGCAAACGGGATCACGTGGTCCACGCGGCCATGCTGGATCCCCACACGGCCGCCGAGCTCACCCTCGACGAGATCACCGCGATGGTCGACGAGCTGCTCGATGCGCACCGCGACTGGCTGCCCCAGTTCCGGCAGCCGGGCGGTCGCTGA
- a CDS encoding alpha/beta hydrolase — MPASPGRIEEEPIRIVVEGQQLIGIVHRPPGGADERPPAVVLCHGFGGHKAENHRLFVKAARAMAKAGMAALRFDFRGSGDSEGEFEEMTLSGEITDALAALAYARSHVGRPVALLGMSMGGAVATLAAERDGDVAALVLWSAVADPLRIARHMATQAPDQPRVIMYRGHYDRAGNLIGQGFVDDLPRHRPLDAAARYPGPVLLVHGTRDEAVPPSDAELYFAAFPTRDKTLHQVAGADHTYNRGEWTDQVIETTVAWLRRHLLPAPQS, encoded by the coding sequence TTGCCGGCATCACCAGGAAGGATCGAGGAAGAGCCCATCCGGATCGTGGTGGAAGGGCAGCAGCTCATCGGAATCGTGCACCGGCCGCCGGGCGGGGCCGACGAGCGGCCGCCCGCCGTCGTGTTGTGCCACGGTTTCGGCGGCCACAAGGCCGAAAACCACCGGCTGTTCGTCAAGGCGGCACGGGCGATGGCCAAGGCGGGCATGGCGGCCCTGCGGTTCGACTTCCGGGGCTCCGGCGACTCCGAGGGAGAGTTCGAGGAGATGACGCTGAGCGGCGAGATCACGGACGCGCTGGCTGCCCTCGCGTACGCCCGGAGCCATGTGGGCCGGCCCGTCGCACTGCTCGGCATGAGCATGGGCGGGGCGGTGGCCACTCTGGCGGCCGAGAGAGACGGCGACGTGGCAGCGCTCGTGCTCTGGAGCGCCGTCGCCGACCCCCTGCGCATCGCCCGGCACATGGCCACCCAGGCTCCCGACCAGCCCCGCGTCATCATGTACCGGGGCCACTACGACCGGGCGGGTAACCTGATCGGCCAGGGCTTCGTGGACGACCTCCCCCGCCACCGGCCCCTGGATGCGGCGGCCCGGTACCCGGGCCCCGTCCTGCTGGTGCACGGCACGCGGGACGAGGCCGTACCGCCCTCCGACGCCGAGCTCTACTTCGCGGCCTTTCCCACCCGCGACAAGACCCTGCACCAGGTGGCCGGCGCCGACCACACCTATAACCGGGGCGAGTGGACGGATCAGGTCATCGAGACGACCGTCGCCTGGCTGCGCCGGCACCTGCTGCCCGCGCCTCAGTCGTAA
- a CDS encoding AAA family ATPase, which yields MNSAPALPAPAPVRPASPLRFHRIVLRGFGPFRDGVEVELPDGLGVLVAPNEWGKSTIVAGISAVLFGLPGSSNPRAFGQARYRNRDNPSRFEGVLEFTGVDGVRYRLARSFDNHRVRLQRLDGKGQATTELETTHNPAGRRPNARFQQRLLQLVGMASRELFLQTFCVQQPLPDPSDPKQPVLSEEVRRLLSGAGTGAYDAALQALLGQLRSLTRRKADLGVGAQNDDKDREVEILEARAAALQQALEQGRRQADELQQVQQELARAVQERGDLQARLQRAEEARQAWQEWRRLAEGYQARIRDRQELRKNVEQASQLAAGIAEAQRQLQEQWPELAGLSDQDARQIERLHTLEQELAGLGFTLAGLRRDVDQAKGRAALAIWRRRTLLAERLEQVESELVSLDAFDRADPETLELVRNHVAERARLRARVQEATSALERARESIRQVEDRASQIRKAFEEVSALEPELAPVIERKLELSDRQEQAQREWSKWAAVREAERRRRRRARLFIAAAVLAGLGLGFATGRWGLGAGPEQSAVAAAAGALVLGVVAAVVTGRRPAESRAAGDLSRLPVIEEQLAGFSREMGELDRRLGALAGATRVYLAQVRARWGEWQRALAELEQERRRLPSQEAVARLEDDAARAQEEWQRFEERLRPFTDRFSDVSQALRRWEESRKARERLAADLDALHAAHFSAPSVGEERPCAEAGPLWAELEGRLREGDGAAPLTVKELVERLSRLESPFWAAPQIERQLWESAPSEPGALLQWLARTQETELTRARTLEEQVARYEAEAERLRSESLSLREALSAVLAGSGGDAAVALQRLQACREHVRQIETDRRSLQAILKTRGVESVDELSAKLDQADDAAVATLQALEKLVRDHPGLPSPQLVSDVGAASEKLQELDREIGQAGARLRELEESVDRLRTRQAEIMGQQPLNVAAAELQLRELHRQKEALWLEARALALAYQEIEQAVQEFQSTHRGRLEEVAGAYFAAFTGQEGRRVKLDESFGVTVVEPDGAEVHPAQLSKGAQDQLYLALRLAVAALMASQLALPFVFDDPFLNCDEERLRHIRETLVALGRERQVLLLSHRPDFAEWGTPVRRSA from the coding sequence GTGAACAGCGCCCCGGCCCTGCCAGCGCCGGCGCCCGTTCGGCCGGCCTCGCCCCTGCGCTTTCACCGGATCGTCCTGCGGGGCTTCGGGCCGTTCCGGGACGGCGTCGAGGTCGAGCTCCCGGATGGTCTGGGGGTACTCGTGGCCCCCAACGAGTGGGGCAAGTCGACCATCGTGGCGGGCATCTCGGCCGTGCTGTTCGGACTGCCGGGCTCATCCAACCCCAGGGCGTTCGGCCAGGCTCGCTACCGCAACCGCGACAACCCCTCCCGCTTCGAGGGCGTGCTCGAGTTCACCGGCGTGGACGGCGTGCGCTACCGGCTCGCCCGCAGCTTCGACAACCACCGGGTGCGGCTGCAGCGTCTCGACGGCAAGGGGCAGGCCACCACCGAGCTCGAGACGACCCACAACCCGGCCGGGCGCCGCCCCAACGCCCGCTTTCAGCAACGATTGCTGCAGCTGGTGGGGATGGCCTCCCGGGAGCTCTTCCTTCAGACCTTCTGCGTCCAACAGCCGCTCCCCGATCCCTCCGACCCGAAGCAGCCGGTGCTGTCGGAGGAGGTGCGGCGGCTCTTGTCCGGGGCAGGCACCGGCGCCTACGATGCGGCGCTGCAGGCGCTGCTCGGGCAACTGCGGTCCCTCACCCGGCGCAAGGCCGACCTGGGGGTCGGTGCGCAAAACGACGACAAGGACCGGGAAGTGGAGATCCTGGAGGCTCGCGCCGCCGCCCTGCAGCAGGCCCTCGAGCAGGGGCGCCGGCAGGCGGACGAGCTCCAGCAGGTCCAGCAGGAGCTTGCCCGTGCCGTCCAGGAGCGGGGCGACCTGCAGGCGAGGCTCCAGCGGGCCGAAGAAGCCCGGCAGGCCTGGCAGGAGTGGCGCCGCCTGGCCGAAGGGTACCAGGCCCGGATCCGGGACCGCCAGGAACTGCGCAAGAACGTGGAGCAGGCTTCGCAGCTTGCGGCGGGCATCGCCGAGGCCCAACGGCAACTTCAGGAGCAGTGGCCCGAACTGGCCGGGCTCTCCGACCAGGACGCCCGGCAGATCGAGCGCCTCCATACCCTGGAGCAAGAGCTCGCCGGGCTCGGCTTCACCCTGGCCGGCCTTCGGCGCGACGTCGACCAGGCGAAGGGGCGGGCGGCGCTGGCCATCTGGCGCAGGCGCACCCTCCTGGCCGAGCGCCTGGAGCAGGTCGAAAGCGAGCTTGTGTCGCTGGACGCCTTCGACCGGGCCGACCCGGAGACTCTGGAGCTCGTGCGTAACCACGTGGCCGAGCGCGCCCGGTTACGCGCCCGGGTGCAGGAGGCGACTTCGGCGCTCGAGCGCGCCCGGGAGAGCATCCGGCAGGTGGAAGACCGGGCCTCCCAGATCCGGAAAGCCTTCGAGGAGGTCTCGGCGCTCGAGCCGGAGCTGGCGCCCGTCATCGAACGCAAGCTGGAGCTGAGCGACCGCCAGGAGCAGGCCCAGCGGGAGTGGTCGAAATGGGCCGCCGTCCGGGAGGCCGAGCGGCGACGCCGGCGCCGGGCGCGGCTGTTCATCGCGGCCGCCGTACTGGCCGGGCTGGGGCTCGGCTTCGCGACCGGCCGGTGGGGATTGGGCGCCGGCCCGGAGCAGTCAGCCGTGGCGGCGGCCGCCGGAGCGCTGGTCCTCGGCGTGGTCGCAGCGGTGGTCACCGGGCGACGGCCGGCCGAGAGCCGGGCGGCAGGGGACCTCTCCCGCCTGCCGGTGATTGAAGAGCAACTGGCAGGCTTTTCCCGGGAAATGGGCGAGCTGGATCGGCGTCTGGGCGCCCTTGCCGGTGCGACCCGAGTCTACCTTGCCCAGGTCAGAGCGCGCTGGGGCGAATGGCAGCGGGCCCTGGCGGAGCTCGAACAGGAGCGGCGCAGGCTCCCGTCGCAGGAAGCGGTGGCCAGGCTGGAAGACGATGCAGCCCGGGCGCAAGAGGAGTGGCAAAGGTTCGAAGAGCGGTTGCGGCCCTTCACGGACCGCTTCTCCGACGTCTCGCAGGCCCTTCGCCGGTGGGAGGAGTCGCGAAAGGCCCGGGAGAGACTTGCGGCCGACCTGGATGCGCTCCACGCCGCCCACTTCTCCGCCCCTTCCGTCGGCGAAGAGAGGCCGTGCGCCGAGGCCGGCCCCCTGTGGGCCGAGCTCGAGGGCCGCCTGCGGGAAGGCGACGGGGCGGCACCGCTTACGGTGAAGGAGCTCGTCGAGCGGCTTTCCCGGCTGGAGTCGCCTTTCTGGGCCGCCCCCCAGATCGAGCGGCAACTGTGGGAGTCGGCCCCTTCGGAGCCCGGAGCGTTGCTCCAGTGGCTCGCCCGCACCCAGGAGACCGAGCTGACCCGGGCGCGCACGCTGGAAGAGCAGGTGGCGCGCTACGAGGCCGAAGCGGAGCGGCTGCGCTCAGAGAGCCTCTCCTTGCGCGAGGCGCTGAGCGCGGTGCTGGCAGGCTCGGGAGGGGACGCGGCCGTCGCCTTGCAGCGCCTGCAGGCCTGCCGGGAGCACGTCCGGCAGATCGAGACCGACCGCCGCTCGCTGCAGGCCATCCTGAAGACGCGTGGGGTCGAGAGCGTCGACGAGCTATCGGCCAAACTGGACCAGGCCGACGACGCAGCCGTGGCGACCTTGCAGGCGCTCGAAAAGCTCGTGCGAGACCACCCGGGCCTACCTTCCCCCCAACTGGTCTCTGACGTGGGGGCCGCCTCGGAGAAACTGCAGGAGCTCGACCGGGAGATCGGCCAGGCCGGCGCACGGCTGCGGGAGCTCGAGGAGTCGGTGGATCGCCTGCGCACCCGCCAGGCCGAGATCATGGGACAACAGCCCCTCAACGTGGCGGCGGCGGAGCTGCAACTCCGGGAGCTCCACCGCCAGAAGGAGGCCCTCTGGTTGGAGGCCCGCGCCCTGGCCCTGGCCTACCAGGAGATCGAGCAGGCCGTCCAGGAGTTCCAGTCCACGCACCGGGGCCGGCTGGAGGAGGTGGCGGGCGCCTACTTCGCGGCGTTCACCGGGCAAGAGGGCCGCCGCGTCAAATTGGACGAGTCGTTCGGCGTCACCGTGGTGGAGCCGGACGGCGCCGAGGTGCACCCTGCCCAGCTCAGCAAGGGGGCCCAGGATCAGCTTTACCTCGCCTTGCGACTGGCCGTGGCAGCGCTGATGGCGTCGCAGCTCGCTCTGCCGTTCGTGTTCGACGACCCGTTCCTCAACTGCGACGAGGAGCGCTTGCGGCACATCCGGGAGACGCTCGTCGCCCTGGGCCGGGAGCGCCAGGTGCTGCTGCTCAGCCACCGGCCCGACTTCGCCGAGTGGGGTACGCCGGTGCGGCGCTCGGCGTGA
- a CDS encoding putative hydro-lyase: protein MRAVEAFGGPREARQAIREGRWTGPTAGLCPGYAQANLVVLPRQFACDFLLFCQRNPNPCPLLEVTDAGSWEPRRLAPGADLRTDVPRYRIYRDGRLEGEPTDVLDLWRDDLVAFLFGCSFTFERALLEAGVPVRHLEEGKNVPMYVTNRACDPAGIFRGPLVVTMRPIPVELVPRAVQVTARFPGAHGAPVHVGDPAALGIRRLERPDFGDAVTVRDGEMPVFWACGVTAQAVALESKASLMLTHAPGHMFITDRKDADLSYD from the coding sequence CTGCGGGCCGTTGAAGCGTTCGGCGGGCCACGGGAGGCCCGGCAGGCCATCCGGGAGGGGCGGTGGACAGGGCCCACGGCAGGCCTGTGCCCGGGGTACGCGCAGGCCAACCTGGTCGTCCTGCCCCGCCAGTTTGCCTGCGATTTCCTGCTTTTCTGCCAGCGCAACCCCAACCCGTGCCCGCTCCTGGAGGTGACCGACGCCGGCTCGTGGGAGCCGCGGCGACTGGCACCGGGCGCGGATCTGCGCACGGACGTGCCGAGGTACCGCATCTACCGTGACGGACGCCTCGAAGGGGAACCCACGGACGTCCTGGATCTCTGGCGGGACGACCTGGTGGCCTTTCTCTTCGGGTGCAGCTTCACGTTCGAACGGGCGCTCCTCGAGGCGGGCGTACCGGTCCGCCACCTGGAAGAGGGCAAGAACGTTCCCATGTACGTGACCAACCGGGCCTGCGACCCCGCCGGCATTTTCCGCGGCCCGCTGGTGGTGACGATGCGCCCCATCCCGGTGGAGCTCGTGCCGCGGGCAGTGCAGGTGACGGCGCGCTTTCCCGGGGCGCACGGGGCGCCGGTGCACGTCGGCGACCCGGCGGCCCTCGGCATCCGGCGCCTGGAGCGTCCGGACTTCGGCGACGCGGTGACGGTTCGCGACGGGGAGATGCCCGTCTTCTGGGCGTGCGGGGTGACGGCGCAGGCGGTGGCGCTCGAGAGCAAAGCGTCGCTGATGCTCACCCACGCGCCCGGGCACATGTTCATCACCGACCGGAAGGACGCCGACCTCTCTTACGACTGA